One genomic segment of Triplophysa rosa linkage group LG22, Trosa_1v2, whole genome shotgun sequence includes these proteins:
- the ripk4 gene encoding receptor-interacting serine/threonine-protein kinase 4: protein MDVPENSPGIMGLLKTFDASEFGSWEKIGSGGFGQVYKVRHMQWKTWLAIKCPPSLHSDEKERAELLEEAKKMEAAKFRYILPVYGICSDPQGLVMEYMETGSLETLLASEPLPWELRFRIIHETAVGMNFLHCMNPPLLHLDLKPANILLDAHYHVKISDFGLARWNGFSRNDDMSRDGFCGTIAYLPPERIIEKDRISDIKHDVYSFSIVIWGILTQKKPYQGENNILHIMVKVVKGARPDLGIIPRSRPQACSGFLSLMQKCWAQSPEARPSFQEITSEAEELCTKPHEERRASVSSEADCSICPAPASSEQTNNQKPVRPKSAMLPEKDCSLSQLLSQIDSGFSRSLSNIKEESLESKDNTSKRLSGISSVDSAFSSQGSITLSFEKENAEKNDSSEIQKKKLCEAIRTEDTAKLMKILQPQDVDLLLEGSCNLLHFAVVLANEEAVKFLLLSNCNPNLPNANGATPLHLAAEKLMKAVAEILLSRKTTNVNAKDEDQYTPLHFAAQNGDEALTRLLLDRSASINEVDAQGRTPTHIACHHGQENVVRVLLSRGADVHVNGKDDWTALHLAAWKGHLGIVKLLVKQAGADIDGQTSDGRTPLHLASQRGQYRVARILVELGANVHLTSDGLHGPLHIAAETGHTSTSRLLVKHGADIQSQTVTGCTALHLAAQNGHLATTKMLLVEGADIQSRNHALRTPCHLAAESGHSEVLKELLQSCPEVTNAQDENGFTPLHLAVSGRHKDIICVLLDSGANAAPLSPQPAPERTLEYTSESEAESPVPLTPRKVVILKLTSPKRNDATQIPVDSLCETATC from the exons ATGGATGTCCCAGAGAACTCCCCAGGGATTATGGGGCTGCTGAAAACTTTCGACGCTTCAGAGTTTGGGAGTTGGGAAAAGATTGGCTCCGGCGGCTTCGGACAGGTGTACAAAGTACGACACATGCAGTGGAAAACATGGCTGGCTATCAAGTGCCCTCCTAGTCTTCACTCCGATGAGAA GGAACGTGCTGAACTGTTAGAGGAGGCAAAGAAGATGGAGGCGGCTAAGTTCCGCTACATACTCCCCGTGTACGGCATCTGCAGCGACCCACAGGGACTGGTGATGGAGTACATGGAGACTGGCTCCCTCGAAACCCTGCTGGCCTCTGAACCACTGCCCTGGGAACTGCGATTCCGCATCATCCATGAGACGGCGGTGGGGATGAACTTTCTGCATTGCATGAACCCACCGCTCCTTCATCTCGACCTGAAACCTGCCAACATCCTGCTGGACGCACACTACCATGTcaag ATCTCTGACTTTGGCCTGGCTAGGTGGAACGGCTTCTCCAGGAACGATGATATGAGCCGCGATGGGTTCTGCGGCACTATTGCTTATCTTCCTCCAGAGAGAATCATTGAAAAAGATCGAATATCTGACATCAAACATGATGTGTACAG CTTTTCAATTGTTATCTGGGGGATTCTCACACAGAAGAAGCCATATCAAG GGGAGAACAACATCCTGCACATAATGGTGAAGGTTGTGAAAGGGGCTCGTCCAGATCTTGGGATTATCCCCCGCAGTCGCCCCCAGGCCTGCTCCGGGTTCCTGTCTCTTATGCAGAAGTGCTGGGCACAATCTCCAGAGGCCAGACCCAGTTTTCAAG AGATCACATCAGAGGCTGAGGAGTTGTGCACTAAACCCCATGAGGAGCGGAGGGCTTCGGTTTCTTCAGAAGCAGATTGTTCCATCTGCCCTGCCCCAGCCTCCAGTGAACAG ACCAACAACCAAAAGCCAGTGAGGCCGAAGTCAGCCATGTTACCTGAGAAAGATTGCAGCCTTTCTCAGCTGCTAAGCCAAATCGACTCGGGCTTCTCTCGCAGTTTAAGCAACATCAAAGAGGAATCCCTGGAGAGCAAAGACAATACCAGCAAGAGACTGTCGGGCATCTCCTCTGTGGACTCAGCTTTCTCGTCTCAGGGCTCCATCACTTTGTCCTTTGAGAAGGAAAATGCTGAGAAAAATG ACTCCAGTGAGATACAGAAGAAGAAACTCTGTGAAGCCATTCGCACCGAGGATACCGCCAAGCTCATGAAGATCCTCCAGCCGCAGGATGTCGACTTGCTCTTGGAAGGTTCCTGCAATCTGCTTCACTTTGCTGTGGTGCTGGCCAACGAGGAGGCCGTTAAGTTTCTGTTGCTTAGCAACTGCAATCCGAATTTGCCTAATGCTAACGGAGCCACGCCCCTCCACCTGGCTGCCGAAAAGCTAATGAAAGCAGTGGCCGAGATTCTCCTGAGCCGCAAAACCACCAACGTCAACGCCAAGGATGAGGACCAGTACACCCCCCTGCATTTTGCAGCCCAAAACGGAGACGAAGCCCTGACCCGTTTACTGTTAGACCGTTCCGCCTCCATTAACGAAGTTGACGCTCAGGGTCGCACGCCGACGCACATCGCCTGCCACCACGGACAGGAGAACGTGGTACGGGTTTTGCTAAGTCGTGGAGCGGACGTCCACGTGAATGGTAAAGATGATTGGACGGCGCTGCATCTGGCTGCTTGGAAAGGGCACCTGGGAATCGTGAAGCTCCTGGTGAAGCAGGCGGGGGCTGACATTGACGGGCAGACGTCAGACGGACGCACGCCGCTCCATCTGGCGTCACAGAGGGGCCAATATCGGGTGGCGCGGATCCTGGTGGAGCTTGGCGCTAACGTGCACCTGACATCCGACGGCCTCCACGGTCCGCTTCACATAGCGGCAGAAACTGGTCACACCAGCACTTCGAGGTTGCTTGTCAAACACGGCGCCGACATTCAAAGTCAAACTGTGACCGGTTGCACCGCCTTGCACCTGGCTGCCCAAAATGGCCATTTGGCCACCACCAAAATGCTGCTGGTGGAGGGCGCCGACATTCAGAGTCGGAACCACGCTCTTCGCACGCCTTGTCACCTGGCTGCCGAGAGCGGCCACTCTGAAGTGCTCAAAGAGCTTTTGCAGAGTTGCCCTGAGGTCACCAACGCTCAGGATGAAAATGGGTTCACGCCGCTTCACCTCGCTGTAAGCGGCAGACACAAAGACATAATTTGCGTCCTGCTCGACAGCGGCGCCAACGCTGCTCCGCTCTCTCCTCAACCCGCCCCAGAGCGCACGCTAGAGTACACGTCGGAATCTGAGGCGGAAAGTCCGGTTCCTCTCACCCCCAGGAAAGTGGTGATTTTGAAACTCACCAGCCCCAAACGCAATGATGCCACACAAATCCCAGTAGACTCGCTGTGTGAAACGGCCACTTGTTGA